A region of Dermabacter vaginalis DNA encodes the following proteins:
- a CDS encoding ArsR/SmtB family transcription factor, translating into MDAARLAQILSALGSEPRLRIIASLETESTHVSELARRLGMSRPLLYQHLNRLEAARLIESGLEQLGESRVRKHYWVAPFQLEITPDHIVRLINQE; encoded by the coding sequence ATGGACGCAGCACGGCTCGCTCAGATACTCAGCGCTCTCGGAAGTGAGCCTCGGTTGCGAATTATCGCCTCTCTAGAGACGGAGTCGACCCATGTCAGTGAGCTGGCCCGCCGACTCGGGATGTCTCGGCCACTGCTCTACCAGCACCTCAACCGCTTGGAAGCTGCTCGACTCATCGAGAGCGGCCTGGAACAGCTCGGAGAGAGCCGAGTGAGGAAACACTACTGGGTCGCTCCGTTTCAGCTTGAAATAACTCCAGACCACATTGTGCGCCTGATTAATCAAGAATAG
- a CDS encoding ISL3 family transposase has product MSHATGCADARTTTNPCARCDLLFGLDGVRVERVDRDPITMRVTVSTPWQLACCPDCGVVVLSRGRRVRVLRDVPHGDVRVQIVWRQRRWRCGEVECPRGTFAEQVPTLVAARGVLTRRAVWWAVGQLRREHATIAGLARRLGVGWATLWRAVKPELECLAGDPTRFAGVTSLGVDEHIWHYGDVRERGPKELTGMVDLTRDQAGRVHARLLDLVPGRSKKAYTDWLLNRGVDFRARIEVAALDPFGGYKSAIDAELADATAVLDAFHVVKLGTQVVDEVRRRVQQDTTGHRGRKGDPLFGIQTILRAGAENLTDRQLARLETAILADPAHEEVYVAWRCVQDLRAAYRAKDTTKGRRRAEKILDAFHTCPIPEVARLGRTLRRWRQAFLAYFDTDRANNGGAEAVNGIIELHRRLARGYRNRDNYRLRVLLVAGGLIT; this is encoded by the coding sequence GTGTCTCACGCTACGGGGTGCGCCGACGCGCGCACGACCACCAATCCCTGCGCTCGCTGCGATCTTCTGTTCGGGCTCGATGGCGTTCGAGTCGAGCGGGTTGATCGCGACCCGATCACCATGCGGGTGACGGTCTCGACGCCCTGGCAGCTGGCGTGCTGCCCGGACTGCGGGGTCGTCGTGCTCAGCCGCGGCCGGCGGGTGCGGGTGCTGCGCGACGTGCCGCACGGCGACGTTCGGGTCCAGATCGTCTGGCGGCAACGACGTTGGCGCTGCGGCGAGGTCGAGTGCCCGCGGGGGACGTTCGCCGAGCAGGTCCCGACCCTGGTCGCCGCTCGCGGCGTCCTGACCCGCCGCGCGGTGTGGTGGGCAGTCGGACAGCTGCGCCGCGAGCACGCCACGATCGCTGGGCTCGCCCGCCGGTTGGGGGTCGGCTGGGCGACGCTGTGGCGCGCGGTCAAGCCCGAGCTCGAATGTCTGGCCGGTGACCCGACCAGGTTCGCCGGTGTGACGTCCCTGGGGGTCGATGAGCACATCTGGCACTACGGTGACGTGCGTGAGCGCGGCCCGAAGGAGTTGACCGGGATGGTCGACCTGACCCGTGACCAGGCCGGACGCGTGCACGCCCGGCTCCTGGACTTGGTGCCCGGCCGCTCGAAGAAGGCCTACACCGACTGGCTGCTCAACCGCGGCGTCGACTTCCGCGCGCGGATCGAGGTCGCTGCCCTGGACCCGTTCGGTGGCTACAAGTCCGCGATCGACGCCGAGCTCGCCGACGCCACCGCCGTCCTGGACGCGTTCCACGTCGTCAAGCTCGGCACGCAGGTCGTCGACGAGGTACGCCGCCGAGTCCAGCAGGACACCACCGGGCACCGCGGCCGCAAGGGCGACCCCCTGTTCGGAATCCAGACCATCCTGCGCGCCGGCGCCGAGAACCTCACCGACCGCCAGCTCGCCCGCCTCGAGACCGCGATCTTGGCCGATCCCGCCCACGAGGAGGTCTACGTCGCCTGGCGCTGCGTCCAAGACCTCCGAGCCGCCTACCGCGCGAAGGACACGACCAAGGGCCGTCGCCGCGCCGAGAAGATCCTGGACGCGTTCCACACCTGCCCGATCCCCGAGGTCGCCCGCCTGGGACGCACCCTGCGCCGCTGGCGGCAGGCGTTCTTGGCCTACTTCGACACCGACCGCGCGAACAACGGCGGCGCCGAGGCCGTCAACGGCATCATCGAGCTGCACCGGCGCCTCGCCCGCGGCTACCGCAACCGCGACAACTACCGCCTCCGCGTGCTCCTCGTCGCCGGCGGACTGATCACCTGA
- a CDS encoding cadmium resistance transporter, whose translation MNLTTVLQAIGLFAATNIDDIIVLSLFFARGARQSGTTARILAGQYLGFAGILVAAILVTIGAGAFLPPAVIPYFGLIPLGIGLWSAWQAWRGDDDDDDDEAKVAGKKVGVWTVAGVTFANGGDNIGVYTPVFLSVEPLAVVTYIVIFLVLVGVLVALAKFVATRPPIAEVLERWEDILFPIVLIGLGIVILVSGGAFGL comes from the coding sequence ATGAACCTCACCACGGTCTTGCAGGCGATAGGCCTGTTCGCAGCTACCAACATCGACGACATCATCGTGCTCTCCCTCTTCTTCGCGCGAGGGGCACGCCAGAGCGGCACCACCGCCCGTATTTTGGCCGGCCAGTACCTCGGATTTGCCGGCATCCTCGTCGCCGCGATCCTTGTGACCATCGGCGCCGGAGCATTTCTGCCCCCGGCAGTCATTCCATACTTTGGTCTCATCCCGCTGGGCATCGGCCTCTGGTCCGCATGGCAAGCCTGGCGCGGAGACGATGACGACGATGACGACGAGGCCAAGGTTGCCGGCAAGAAGGTCGGCGTTTGGACAGTCGCAGGCGTCACTTTTGCCAATGGCGGCGACAACATCGGTGTCTACACCCCTGTATTCCTTAGCGTGGAACCTCTCGCAGTGGTCACCTACATCGTTATCTTCCTCGTGCTCGTTGGGGTCCTGGTGGCCCTGGCAAAGTTCGTCGCCACCCGCCCCCCGATCGCGGAAGTGCTCGAACGCTGGGAGGACATCCTCTTTCCCATCGTTCTCATCGGCCTCGGCATCGTGATCCTCGTCAGCGGCGGAGCCTTCGGGCTCTGA
- the cmtR gene encoding Cd(II)/Pb(II)-sensing metalloregulatory transcriptional regulator CmtR: protein MLTIASRLDVMNRLGRALADPTRSRIILTLLDHPAYPAELSRDLDLTRSNVSNHLACLRDCGIVVSEPEGRRTRYEIADPHLAQALTTLVDATLAVDEDAPCIDPACSLPECNVAGVDA, encoded by the coding sequence ATGCTGACTATTGCTTCGCGTCTCGACGTAATGAACCGCCTGGGTCGTGCACTGGCCGACCCTACTCGATCCCGGATCATCTTGACCCTGCTCGACCATCCCGCTTACCCGGCGGAACTATCCCGAGATCTGGACCTGACACGCTCGAACGTGTCCAACCACCTGGCATGCTTGCGCGATTGTGGGATCGTCGTCTCCGAGCCCGAGGGTCGTCGGACACGATACGAGATCGCCGATCCACACTTGGCGCAGGCGCTGACTACATTGGTCGATGCCACCTTGGCAGTAGACGAAGACGCCCCGTGCATCGACCCCGCCTGCTCGCTTCCCGAATGCAACGTAGCTGGGGTGGACGCATGA
- a CDS encoding beta-ketoacyl-[acyl-carrier-protein] synthase family protein — protein MSESPRVVVTGLGTFNPLGVDVESSWKAALAGTSTAHTLENDWAERYGLAVNFACTVAGDPLDHLSKPEAKKLDPNGQYAMIAAREAWKDAGSPEVDPLRLGVVVGTGIGGVWTILDQWDTVKERGARRVNPFTVPMLMANSAAAHIEIEFGAKAGAHTPVSACASGAEALAHGLDFVRSGRADIAIVGGTEGCVHPLPLAGFANIRALSTRNDSPETASRPYDRDRDGFVLGEGAGIMVIETEEHARARGAQIYAYLAGRGMASDAHHISAPSTEGQARAICESLADAGLTARDVVHVNAHGTSTPLGDLNELESISIALEGETDQVVVTSTKSMTGHLLGGAGAVESIFSILALHNRMVPPTINIENLDEGVTMDIANGQPRELPSGDIAAINNAFGFGGHDMSVVFASA, from the coding sequence ATGAGCGAGAGCCCTCGCGTTGTTGTCACCGGCCTCGGCACGTTCAACCCGCTTGGAGTCGACGTTGAAAGCTCCTGGAAGGCTGCCCTTGCGGGAACCTCAACCGCTCACACGCTCGAGAATGACTGGGCTGAGCGCTACGGCCTTGCCGTGAATTTTGCCTGCACGGTTGCGGGCGATCCGCTCGATCACCTTTCAAAGCCCGAGGCAAAGAAACTCGACCCGAACGGCCAGTACGCGATGATCGCCGCGCGCGAGGCATGGAAGGACGCGGGTAGCCCCGAGGTCGATCCACTTCGCCTCGGCGTTGTGGTCGGCACCGGCATCGGTGGTGTGTGGACAATCCTCGATCAGTGGGACACCGTGAAGGAACGCGGCGCACGCCGAGTCAATCCCTTCACCGTTCCCATGCTCATGGCGAACTCCGCTGCGGCCCACATCGAAATCGAGTTCGGGGCGAAGGCCGGCGCACACACGCCCGTTTCGGCGTGCGCCTCGGGCGCCGAGGCGCTCGCACACGGCCTCGACTTCGTCCGCAGCGGCCGCGCCGACATCGCGATCGTCGGCGGCACCGAAGGCTGCGTGCACCCACTCCCCCTCGCGGGCTTCGCGAACATCCGTGCACTGTCAACTCGCAATGATTCGCCCGAGACCGCCTCGCGCCCCTACGACCGCGACCGCGACGGCTTCGTGCTCGGCGAAGGCGCGGGCATCATGGTCATCGAGACCGAGGAGCACGCAAGGGCCCGCGGCGCCCAGATCTACGCCTACCTCGCGGGCCGCGGCATGGCTTCCGACGCCCACCACATTTCCGCCCCGAGCACCGAAGGCCAAGCTCGCGCGATTTGCGAATCGCTCGCTGATGCTGGTCTGACCGCTCGCGACGTCGTCCACGTCAACGCGCACGGCACGTCGACCCCGCTCGGCGACCTCAACGAACTCGAGTCCATCTCGATCGCCCTCGAGGGCGAAACCGACCAGGTCGTCGTCACCTCCACGAAGTCGATGACGGGCCACCTCCTCGGCGGCGCGGGCGCCGTGGAGTCAATCTTCTCAATCCTCGCACTCCACAACCGCATGGTGCCGCCCACGATCAACATCGAGAACCTCGACGAGGGCGTCACTATGGACATCGCGAACGGCCAGCCGCGCGAACTTCCGAGCGGCGACATCGCTGCAATCAACAACGCCTTTGGCTTCGGCGGCCACGACATGTCGGTCGTGTTCGCAAGCGCGTAA
- a CDS encoding acyl carrier protein, with protein sequence MAHTENEILAGLAEIVNEETGVETADVQLDKSFTDDLDIDSISMMTIVVNAEEKFDVRIPDEEVKNLVTVGDAVKFIENAQA encoded by the coding sequence ATGGCACACACCGAAAACGAAATCCTCGCCGGCCTCGCAGAGATCGTGAACGAGGAGACCGGTGTTGAGACCGCTGACGTTCAGCTCGACAAGTCGTTCACCGACGACCTCGACATCGACTCGATCTCGATGATGACCATCGTCGTGAACGCTGAAGAGAAGTTCGACGTGCGCATCCCCGACGAAGAGGTCAAGAACCTCGTCACCGTTGGCGATGCCGTGAAGTTCATCGAGAACGCTCAGGCCTGA
- a CDS encoding beta-ketoacyl-ACP synthase III, translating into MVTLRPSKPVAGSQILAYGAARGDLVVTNDDIAGPIDSSDEWIRRRTGIVTRKRASEGTHVIDLAEKASREAIEKSGISAADIDTVIVSTISFEYQTPSAATLLAARLGIEDAVAYDISAACAGFCYAVGQADALVRSSAAKNVLIVGAEKLSDLISPTDRSISFLLGDGAGAAVISASDEPKIGPTIWGSDGEHWETIRMTHSLLEYRDKPELGFPTLEQDGRTVFRWAVWHTAEIVRKALDEAGLTVDDIDVFVPHQANMRIIDELAKQLKLPESVVIGRDIADTGNTSAASVPLAVHRLLDEGQAKSGDVCVQIGFGAGLAYACQIVVLP; encoded by the coding sequence GTGGTGACACTTCGCCCCTCAAAGCCCGTTGCGGGCTCCCAGATCCTCGCTTATGGCGCTGCACGCGGCGACCTCGTTGTCACGAATGACGACATCGCCGGACCGATTGATTCTTCTGATGAATGGATTCGTCGCCGCACGGGCATCGTGACCCGCAAGCGCGCAAGTGAAGGCACCCACGTGATCGACCTCGCCGAGAAAGCGTCGCGCGAGGCGATCGAAAAATCCGGAATCAGCGCTGCGGATATCGACACGGTCATCGTTTCGACGATCTCGTTCGAGTATCAGACTCCCTCGGCGGCAACTCTGCTTGCCGCTCGTCTCGGTATTGAGGATGCCGTTGCCTACGACATCTCGGCGGCATGCGCGGGTTTCTGCTACGCGGTGGGCCAGGCCGATGCTCTCGTGCGCTCGAGCGCGGCAAAGAACGTGCTCATCGTGGGGGCCGAGAAGCTGTCGGACCTCATCTCCCCCACCGACCGTTCGATCTCGTTCCTTCTCGGCGACGGTGCGGGCGCAGCAGTCATCTCGGCGAGCGACGAGCCGAAGATCGGCCCCACGATTTGGGGCAGTGACGGCGAGCACTGGGAAACGATCCGCATGACCCATTCGCTTCTCGAGTATCGGGACAAGCCGGAGCTCGGTTTCCCAACGCTCGAGCAGGATGGCCGCACCGTGTTCCGCTGGGCCGTGTGGCACACCGCCGAGATCGTCCGCAAGGCGCTCGACGAAGCAGGCCTCACCGTTGACGACATCGACGTGTTTGTGCCGCACCAGGCCAATATGCGCATCATTGATGAACTCGCCAAGCAGCTTAAGCTTCCCGAGAGCGTCGTGATCGGCCGCGACATCGCCGACACGGGCAACACGTCTGCCGCGTCTGTTCCGCTCGCCGTTCATCGTCTCCTCGACGAGGGACAGGCGAAGTCCGGTGACGTGTGCGTGCAAATCGGCTTCGGCGCCGGGCTCGCTTACGCGTGCCAGATCGTCGTTTTGCCGTAA
- a CDS encoding ACP S-malonyltransferase has protein sequence MLVIASPGQGAQKPGFLAPWLDIDSVAEYAGSLGEAAGVDIVKHGTESDTDTIRDTAIAQPLLVASSLIVHSVLFGALDVPRPDFYAGHSVGEVAAAGLSGALTETDAMEFVRDRSKAMAEAAAAERTGMAAVVGGVREEVLEKIEAAGLVPANINGAAQVVAAGSLAQLETLRENPPAKARVIPLQVAGAFHSPFMASAREALAARMSDYSVRQPQIPVISNADGAVVRDGQAFLDSIVTQVAHTVDWLACMHTFEAEGVTGMLELAPAGTLTGLVKRDAKSIARFDLNTPDQLDAARDFVREHAGQTSKEA, from the coding sequence GTGCTCGTCATTGCATCGCCCGGACAGGGCGCCCAGAAGCCCGGATTCCTCGCCCCGTGGCTCGACATCGATAGCGTGGCCGAATACGCGGGCTCGCTCGGTGAGGCCGCGGGCGTCGACATTGTGAAGCACGGGACCGAGTCGGATACCGACACGATCCGCGACACGGCTATCGCACAGCCGCTTCTTGTCGCCTCCAGCCTCATTGTGCATAGCGTTCTCTTCGGCGCTCTCGATGTGCCACGCCCCGATTTCTATGCCGGCCACTCGGTGGGCGAGGTCGCCGCCGCGGGCCTCAGCGGCGCGCTGACGGAGACCGATGCGATGGAGTTTGTGCGCGACCGATCGAAAGCCATGGCCGAAGCTGCTGCCGCGGAACGAACCGGTATGGCTGCAGTCGTGGGCGGTGTGCGCGAGGAGGTGCTCGAGAAGATCGAGGCCGCAGGTCTCGTGCCCGCCAACATCAACGGGGCTGCCCAGGTCGTTGCCGCGGGTTCTCTCGCACAGCTCGAAACGCTGAGGGAGAATCCGCCAGCTAAGGCGCGAGTGATCCCGCTTCAGGTTGCCGGTGCGTTCCATTCGCCGTTCATGGCGAGTGCCCGTGAGGCGCTTGCCGCGCGCATGAGCGACTACTCGGTACGTCAGCCGCAGATTCCCGTGATTTCGAACGCCGACGGTGCCGTGGTTCGCGACGGCCAGGCATTCTTGGACTCGATCGTGACGCAGGTTGCCCACACGGTTGATTGGCTCGCGTGCATGCACACCTTCGAGGCCGAGGGGGTTACGGGCATGCTCGAGCTCGCGCCCGCCGGGACCCTCACGGGTCTCGTCAAGCGCGACGCGAAGTCCATCGCGCGTTTCGATCTCAATACTCCCGACCAGCTCGATGCCGCGCGCGATTTCGTCCGCGAGCACGCCGGCCAGACCTCAAAGGAGGCGTAA
- a CDS encoding GntR family transcriptional regulator: MTADLPWLNIDASAPNAAAQLHDAIANAAAEGTLAPGERLPSVRALAEACNVAPNTAAKAVKSLAAAGIVETDGRRGTHVKAWGEVERSLQAALAHAAHLAVSSGVGSDASLAMFEAALRTEAASSR, encoded by the coding sequence GTGACCGCTGATCTGCCCTGGCTGAACATCGACGCTTCTGCGCCGAATGCTGCGGCGCAGCTCCACGATGCGATAGCGAACGCCGCTGCGGAGGGCACTCTCGCCCCGGGTGAGAGATTGCCCTCCGTGCGCGCGCTCGCTGAGGCCTGCAACGTCGCGCCAAACACGGCCGCGAAGGCCGTCAAGTCGCTCGCAGCGGCGGGTATTGTGGAGACGGACGGGCGACGCGGCACGCACGTGAAAGCCTGGGGCGAGGTGGAACGCTCACTTCAGGCGGCTCTCGCGCACGCCGCGCACCTGGCAGTTTCGTCGGGGGTGGGGTCCGACGCCTCCCTCGCAATGTTTGAGGCCGCGCTCCGTACGGAAGCGGCCTCGTCCCGATAG
- the aceE gene encoding pyruvate dehydrogenase (acetyl-transferring), homodimeric type, with protein MRENKSVNSNDITGRQGIGLPSHANDVDPEETREWLESLDAVVANGGAERASHIVGNLLTHARERDLDVPSVENTDYVNTIAAKDEPEYPGDLEIEKSIRRAVRWNAAMQVHRAQRPEIGVGGHLSSYASISTVYEVGFNHFFRGREHRGGGDQVFFQGHASPGIYSRAFLMGRLSEQDLDGFRQEKSNPRGIPSYPHPRAMPEFWQFPTVSMGIGPVNAIEQASINRYLHSRGLKDTSEQHVWAFLGDGEMDEVESRGALHIAANEQLDNLTFVVNCNLQRLDGPVRGNGKIIQELEAQFRGAGWNVVKVVWGEGWDKLFAEDTEGALVDLMNTTPDGDFQTFRAESGGFIRDNFFGRDPRTKALVEDMSDADIWWGLKRGGHDPKKIYAAFKHATTVKNGKPTVILVHTIKGYVLGKKFAGRNATHQMKKFTIDDLKQLRDTLHIPFTDQQLEADLYDQPYYMPAEDSPEMQYMRERRAELGGVVPDNRHKKATFTVPGEKTWAVAKRGSGKQEVATTMALVRLLKDLMRDKETGKYWVPIIPDEARTFGLDAMFPTAKIYNPKGQNYLSVDRDLLLAYKESAQGQIKHMGINEISSTAAFTAAGTSYSTHEVPLVPFYIFYSMFGFQRTGDFFYAAGDQMAKGFVIGATAGKTTLAGEGLQHMDGHSPLLAYTNPAAIIYDPAYGYEIGHIVRDGLQRMYGDNEERLQEVFYYLTVYNEPIHQPVEPENVDVEGIIKGMYKVDEVQEGDGPVAQLMASGVAVPWTREARDLLYEDWGVRSAVWSVTSWSEMRNDALAADKHNFLHPEEEPKTPWMVEKLKGAEGPFVATTDFDYLVPDMIRPWIPNDYAVLGAEGWGFSDTRAAGRRYLHIDRESLVVRALKSLADQGKIDPSVVKQAIDKYDLLNVNAGTSGGAGGDA; from the coding sequence ATGAGGGAGAACAAAAGCGTGAACTCGAACGACATCACCGGGCGTCAAGGAATCGGTCTTCCCAGCCACGCAAACGACGTGGATCCCGAAGAGACGAGGGAGTGGCTCGAATCGCTCGACGCGGTCGTCGCGAACGGCGGCGCTGAGCGCGCCTCGCACATCGTCGGCAACCTCCTCACGCACGCACGCGAGCGGGACCTGGACGTCCCAAGCGTGGAAAACACCGACTACGTCAACACGATCGCGGCGAAGGACGAGCCCGAATACCCCGGCGACCTCGAGATCGAAAAGTCGATCCGCCGAGCCGTGCGCTGGAACGCGGCGATGCAGGTGCATCGCGCCCAGCGCCCCGAGATCGGGGTAGGCGGCCACCTTTCGAGTTACGCCTCGATCTCCACCGTGTACGAAGTGGGCTTCAACCACTTCTTCCGCGGCCGCGAGCATCGCGGTGGCGGCGACCAGGTCTTCTTCCAGGGCCACGCCTCCCCCGGCATCTACTCGCGTGCCTTCCTCATGGGCCGCCTGAGCGAACAGGATCTCGACGGCTTCCGCCAGGAAAAGTCGAACCCACGCGGTATTCCGAGCTACCCGCACCCGCGCGCGATGCCGGAATTCTGGCAGTTCCCGACCGTGTCGATGGGCATTGGCCCCGTCAACGCCATTGAGCAGGCCTCGATCAATCGCTACCTCCACAGCCGCGGCCTCAAGGACACGAGCGAACAGCACGTATGGGCCTTCCTTGGCGATGGCGAGATGGACGAGGTCGAGTCACGCGGTGCCCTCCACATCGCTGCGAATGAGCAACTCGACAACCTCACGTTCGTCGTCAACTGCAACCTTCAGCGCCTCGACGGCCCCGTGCGCGGCAACGGCAAGATCATTCAGGAGCTCGAAGCTCAGTTCCGCGGCGCGGGCTGGAATGTCGTGAAGGTCGTGTGGGGCGAGGGCTGGGACAAGCTCTTCGCCGAAGACACCGAGGGTGCGCTCGTGGACCTGATGAACACGACCCCGGATGGCGACTTCCAGACCTTCCGCGCCGAATCTGGCGGCTTCATCCGCGACAACTTCTTCGGCCGAGACCCGCGCACGAAGGCGCTCGTCGAAGACATGAGCGATGCCGATATCTGGTGGGGTCTCAAGCGCGGCGGCCACGATCCGAAGAAGATCTACGCAGCGTTCAAGCACGCGACGACCGTGAAAAACGGCAAGCCGACCGTCATTCTCGTGCACACCATCAAGGGCTACGTGCTCGGTAAGAAGTTCGCGGGCCGCAATGCCACGCACCAGATGAAGAAGTTCACGATCGATGATCTCAAGCAGCTTCGCGACACGCTGCATATTCCGTTCACCGATCAGCAACTCGAAGCGGATCTCTACGATCAGCCGTACTACATGCCGGCGGAGGACTCCCCCGAAATGCAGTACATGCGCGAGCGTCGCGCTGAACTTGGCGGCGTTGTTCCCGACAACCGCCACAAGAAGGCAACGTTCACCGTTCCGGGCGAAAAAACCTGGGCCGTCGCAAAGCGCGGCTCGGGCAAGCAGGAAGTCGCCACGACCATGGCGCTTGTGCGCCTGCTCAAGGACCTCATGCGCGATAAGGAGACCGGCAAGTATTGGGTGCCGATCATCCCCGACGAAGCGCGCACGTTCGGCCTTGACGCGATGTTCCCGACCGCGAAGATCTACAACCCGAAGGGTCAGAACTACCTTTCTGTGGACCGCGATCTTCTCCTTGCCTACAAGGAGTCGGCGCAGGGACAGATCAAGCACATGGGCATCAACGAAATCAGTTCGACCGCTGCCTTCACTGCCGCGGGTACTTCGTATTCGACGCATGAAGTGCCGCTCGTGCCGTTCTACATTTTCTACTCGATGTTCGGTTTCCAGCGCACCGGCGATTTCTTCTACGCCGCGGGCGACCAGATGGCCAAGGGCTTCGTGATCGGCGCGACCGCCGGTAAAACCACCCTCGCGGGTGAGGGTCTCCAGCACATGGATGGCCACTCGCCTCTTCTCGCCTACACGAACCCCGCGGCGATCATCTACGATCCCGCTTACGGTTACGAGATCGGCCATATCGTGCGCGATGGTCTCCAGCGCATGTACGGCGATAACGAGGAGCGCCTCCAGGAGGTCTTCTACTACCTGACCGTGTACAACGAGCCGATTCACCAGCCCGTTGAGCCTGAAAACGTTGATGTCGAGGGCATCATCAAGGGCATGTACAAGGTCGACGAGGTCCAGGAGGGCGATGGCCCTGTCGCGCAGCTCATGGCTTCGGGTGTCGCGGTTCCGTGGACTCGCGAAGCTCGCGACCTGCTCTATGAGGACTGGGGCGTGCGCTCGGCCGTGTGGTCGGTGACGTCGTGGAGCGAGATGCGTAACGACGCCCTTGCGGCCGACAAGCACAACTTCCTCCACCCCGAGGAAGAGCCGAAGACCCCGTGGATGGTGGAGAAGCTCAAGGGTGCGGAAGGCCCGTTCGTGGCAACGACGGACTTCGACTACCTCGTTCCCGACATGATCCGCCCGTGGATCCCGAACGACTACGCCGTGCTTGGTGCCGAGGGATGGGGCTTCTCCGATACCCGCGCCGCCGGTCGCCGCTACCTGCACATCGACCGCGAGTCGCTCGTCGTGCGCGCACTCAAGTCGCTCGCCGACCAGGGCAAGATTGATCCTTCGGTCGTCAAGCAGGCTATCGACAAGTACGACCTGCTCAACGTCAATGCCGGCACGTCCGGCGGTGCGGGCGGGGACGCCTGA
- a CDS encoding DUF3052 domain-containing protein: MSPVAASSDNLAEVFEFHEGQLVQEFGYDDDVDLDLRDAIEDLIDADLEDEYSREIVDGVIMWWRDGDGDLTDGLVDCLSSLVAGGPVWLLTPKPGRPGHVDPADIQEAANTAGLRGMNAVSLGPDWSGTRLASRS; encoded by the coding sequence TTGTCACCGGTTGCAGCTTCGAGCGACAACCTTGCCGAAGTTTTTGAGTTCCACGAAGGCCAGCTAGTGCAGGAGTTCGGGTACGACGACGATGTAGACCTTGACCTTCGCGATGCCATCGAGGATCTCATCGATGCTGACCTCGAAGACGAGTATTCACGCGAGATCGTGGATGGCGTCATCATGTGGTGGCGCGATGGCGATGGCGACCTCACCGACGGTCTCGTGGATTGCCTTTCGAGTCTCGTTGCGGGTGGGCCGGTGTGGCTTCTTACGCCGAAGCCCGGGCGCCCAGGTCACGTGGATCCCGCCGACATCCAGGAGGCGGCGAACACCGCGGGCCTTCGCGGCATGAATGCGGTATCGCTTGGGCCGGATTGGTCGGGTACGCGTCTCGCCTCGCGCTCCTAA